The Gammaproteobacteria bacterium nucleotide sequence GTCCAGATCCGCGGACAGGGTGCGGATCTGTTCCGCCGCGTCAAGGTGCTGCAGGGTGCTCATGGCCGAGGCGTTGTAGTGGTTGGCGATGCCGTCGCTATAAGCCAGGATGCGCCAGCCGCGCTCGACCGAATAATCGCGCCGCGTCAGCCGGCCGAACTGATTCCAACCGCTTTCGCGCTGCTTCTCGGTGCGACCGATCGCCACCACGGCGTTCATCACCTGATGGCCGATGGCCTCGTCGATGGATTCGTGGCGCAGGCGCCGCTTGGCATCGAAGATCAGCAAATGCACGTCGCCCATCTGCGCCAGCCGGGCGACCAGGTCATTGCCGTCCTGCTCGATGCGCACGCCGAACAGGCAGACCCCGCCCGCCCCCAGGTCGACCTCGTCGTAGAGCTTCTGGGTCTGCTCCACCGTGACCGGCAGGTCGCCCCGCTGCTTCACGAAGGTCTGGATGAACAGGTCCCGGGCGCGCACGCCGTTGCCGTAGCCACCCATGGCATCGATGACCAGCGCCTCGTCGATTTCCGGCACCAGCACCACACCGTCCTCGTTCTGCTTGCGGCCCACGCCGATGTAGCTCGCGGCCGTGAGCGAAAAGCCCAGCCCCGTGCGGGTCTGATGAATCTTGTCCGCCAGCATGCCGGCCCCTTCGCCCAACAGCACCACCGGCTTGCCGATGGAAACGGGTGCCGCGGGCGCGGCTTTGACCTTGGCCGGTTCGGGCTTCTCGGCGGCGGGCGGCGGCGCCTCCTGCCGGTTGACGTGCACGCCCTCGCGGCTGACGTCGAGCAGGAACAGCACGTTGTCCGAGCTGTAGAGGTATTTGCGGTAACGGCCCTGGCCGCGCGGCGGGGTCGCCGCGTCGCGGGTCGCGTACAGGTCTATCAGGCGGCGCACCGTTTCCCATTCCAGGTGGCGCGAGTCGTACAGCAGCAGGCGCACGATGTAGTCGTCGAGCTGGGGCAGCGCCTCCAGGGTGGACGCGCTGGGGCGCGAACTCTGCTGCACGCCGCCGAGTTCGCTCTCGGCCTCCATCAGCAGGTAGACCAGCACGGAGATGATCAGCGCGCGTTCCCGGTCCAGCGCGTCCTTGCCGCCGAGCTTGCGGATCTCCTCGGCCTGCCGGCGGAACAGCGGTACGTCGTCGGGCGTGATGACCGAACCGTCGTCGCGGTTCACCAGCACGCCGTGGTACACATCGAAACGGTCGAGCAGACCGGCCTGCGCCTCCTCGAATTCCTCGGGGCTGAATTCTTCGAGAAAGAGCTGGCCGTCTGCTTCGGTCATGTCTTGAGCCTGGACAGTACCTGGGAGTGCAGGCCGCTGTTGCAGGCGGCCAGCACGGAGGTGGTTTCGAGGTCCAGCGGCTGGCCGTCGATATCGGTGAAGCTGCCGCCCGCTTCGCTGACGATCACCGACAGCGCGGCGATGTCGAGGATGTTCACGTCCGACTCGATGACCACGTCGATCTTGCCGGCCGCGAGCAGATGGTAGTGGTAGAAGTCGCCGTAGCCGCGAATGCGATTCACGTCGCGCACCAGCGGGGCGAGGGCCTGCCATTGCGGGCCGGCGGCCAGGGCCTTGATGTTGCCGAAGGACAGCGTCGCCTCCCCGATGGTGTGCACGTCGCTGACGTGCAGCGGCTCGTCGTTGAGCCAGGCGCCGCCGCCCTGCTCCGCCCAGGCCAGCTCGCCGAACATCGGCGCGTTGGAAACGCCCAGGATCAGCTCGTCGTTGCGCATCAGCGCGATCTGGGTGGAGAAAAACGGATAGCGGCGCACGAAGCTCTTGGTCCCGTCGATGGGATCGATCAGCCAGGTGTACTCCGCGTCGGGATTTTCCTTGCCGGTCTCCTCGCCGTAAAAGCCGTGCTCCGGAAAGGCCTCCAGCAGCATGCCGCGGATGGTCTTCTCGGTCTCCACGTCGGCCTG carries:
- a CDS encoding inositol monophosphatase family protein — encoded protein: MSPFLETALAAARAAEQVIRRYYEDGFDVEYKADQSPVTQADVETEKTIRGMLLEAFPEHGFYGEETGKENPDAEYTWLIDPIDGTKSFVRRYPFFSTQIALMRNDELILGVSNAPMFGELAWAEQGGGAWLNDEPLHVSDVHTIGEATLSFGNIKALAAGPQWQALAPLVRDVNRIRGYGDFYHYHLLAAGKIDVVIESDVNILDIAALSVIVSEAGGSFTDIDGQPLDLETTSVLAACNSGLHSQVLSRLKT